Proteins encoded in a region of the Deltaproteobacteria bacterium genome:
- a CDS encoding carbon starvation protein A, with the protein MLFALCAMLVAYRYYSAFIAAKIFALDPAAPTPAHRLNDGQNYHPTKKWVLFGHHFAAIAGAGPLIGPVLAAQFGFLPGLLWIVVGVCLAGAVHDFVVLCSSVRRDGKSLAEIARTEVSPLTGAVAMVAILFVVVIALAGLGMVVVNALAESPWGTFTIAMSIPLALFMALWMYRLRPGRIAEASAIGVAGLLIAVVVGGNLEGTALGAALTLSKGQILFAMAAYGLIASVLPVWLLLCPRDYLSSYLKIGTIGALVLSVLLVNPTLHAPAISAFVAGGGPLVKGKVFPFVFITIACGAISGFHALVSSGTTPKMLDKEPEARIIGFGGMLMEGLVGVCALLCAASLEQGDYYGINAPQALAQLGLTDEHLQLMAQAVGEATLKGRTGGGVSLALGMTQIFSGLPGLAALARYAYHFCVMFEALFVLTTIDTGTRVGRFLLQELAGRVYAPAGRPDWVPGAIGASAIIVGGWTAFIQTGSVSTIWPMFGIANQLLAVIALSVGTAVILNMGHRRYAWVTLAPLLFLAGVTLTAGVESINGTFLPLAATKPMQGYLDAALTAALMLAVVIILADSARRWVRVARAQPARAQPA; encoded by the coding sequence ATGCTCTTCGCGCTCTGCGCGATGCTCGTCGCGTACCGGTACTACTCGGCGTTCATCGCGGCCAAGATCTTCGCGCTCGATCCCGCCGCGCCCACGCCCGCGCACCGCCTCAACGACGGCCAGAACTACCACCCGACGAAGAAGTGGGTGCTCTTCGGCCACCACTTCGCGGCCATCGCCGGCGCGGGCCCGCTCATCGGCCCGGTGCTCGCGGCCCAGTTCGGATTTCTGCCGGGCCTGCTGTGGATCGTGGTGGGCGTGTGCCTCGCCGGCGCGGTGCACGACTTCGTGGTGCTCTGCTCCAGCGTGCGGCGCGACGGCAAGTCGCTCGCGGAGATCGCGCGCACCGAGGTCTCGCCGCTCACCGGCGCCGTGGCGATGGTGGCGATCCTCTTCGTCGTGGTGATCGCGCTCGCCGGACTCGGGATGGTCGTCGTGAACGCGCTCGCGGAGAGCCCGTGGGGCACGTTCACCATTGCGATGTCCATTCCGCTCGCGCTCTTCATGGCGCTGTGGATGTACCGGCTCCGGCCCGGGCGAATCGCCGAAGCCAGCGCGATCGGCGTCGCGGGGCTGCTCATCGCCGTCGTGGTGGGCGGCAACCTCGAGGGCACCGCGCTCGGCGCCGCGCTCACGCTCTCCAAGGGCCAGATCCTCTTCGCCATGGCCGCGTACGGGCTCATCGCCAGCGTGCTGCCGGTGTGGCTCCTGCTCTGCCCGCGCGACTACCTCTCGAGCTACTTGAAGATCGGCACCATCGGCGCGCTGGTCCTCAGCGTGCTGCTCGTGAACCCCACCCTGCACGCGCCGGCCATCTCCGCGTTCGTCGCCGGCGGCGGGCCGCTGGTGAAGGGCAAGGTCTTCCCCTTCGTGTTCATCACCATCGCGTGCGGCGCCATCAGCGGCTTCCACGCGCTGGTCTCGAGCGGCACCACGCCCAAGATGCTCGACAAGGAGCCCGAGGCCCGCATCATCGGCTTCGGCGGCATGCTCATGGAGGGCCTGGTCGGCGTGTGCGCGCTGCTCTGCGCCGCCTCGCTCGAGCAGGGCGACTACTACGGCATCAACGCGCCACAAGCGCTCGCGCAGCTCGGGCTCACCGACGAGCACCTCCAGCTCATGGCCCAGGCCGTGGGCGAGGCCACGCTGAAGGGGCGGACCGGCGGCGGCGTCTCGCTGGCCCTGGGCATGACCCAGATCTTCAGCGGCCTGCCCGGCCTCGCGGCGCTCGCGCGGTACGCGTACCACTTCTGCGTGATGTTCGAGGCGCTCTTCGTGCTCACCACCATCGACACCGGCACGCGCGTGGGCCGCTTCCTGCTGCAGGAGCTCGCGGGACGGGTGTACGCGCCGGCGGGCCGTCCGGACTGGGTGCCGGGCGCGATCGGCGCGAGCGCGATCATCGTCGGCGGGTGGACGGCGTTCATCCAAACCGGCAGCGTGTCGACGATCTGGCCCATGTTCGGCATCGCCAACCAGCTATTGGCAGTGATAGCGCTGAGTGTGGGGACCGCCGTGATCTTGAACATGGGCCATCGCCGCTACGCGTGGGTGACGCTCGCGCCGCTGCTCTTCCTGGCGGGCGTGACGCTCACCGCTGGCGTGGAGTCCATCAACGGGACGTTCCTGCCCCTCGCCGCCACCAAGCCCATGCAGGGCTACCTCGACGCCGCCCTCACCGCCGCGCTGATGCTGGCGGTGGTGATCATCCTCGCCGACTCCGCGCGCCGCTGGGTGCGCGTGGCCCGCGCGCAGCCCGCGCGCGCGCAGCCCGCCTGA
- a CDS encoding LD-carboxypeptidase — translation MALVPPRLKAGDTVAVFASAGTGRWGLEPTKQGVKFLEGFGLKVVLGKSVTGTPGYSCRPRGERADDVMALIRDPNVRGLFGLIGGSTTAEILPLLDFSDFARDPKVIMGSSDIAALLLAANAKADLVTYLGENVMWGLSKARKATQAHFSRTFLKPEAGPIPDEGERASWMPGRATGKLIASNLFTLRGLIGTPFLPSFDGAILAWEELHEDLEDLGHMLNHLRISGHLSRIAGMAVGHLEGIEQEERGHAQDEFVQFALEGRPVPVLKMTEFGHYRSSAILPLGISATLDADAKTFALDEAPTR, via the coding sequence ATGGCGCTCGTTCCTCCTCGTCTCAAGGCCGGCGACACGGTGGCCGTCTTCGCCTCGGCGGGCACCGGCCGCTGGGGCCTCGAGCCCACCAAGCAGGGCGTGAAGTTCCTCGAGGGCTTTGGCCTCAAGGTCGTGCTCGGCAAGAGCGTGACGGGCACGCCCGGCTACTCGTGCCGTCCGCGGGGCGAGCGCGCCGACGACGTCATGGCCCTCATCCGCGATCCGAACGTGCGCGGGCTGTTCGGCCTCATCGGCGGCTCCACGACCGCGGAGATCCTCCCGCTGCTCGACTTCTCCGACTTCGCCCGCGATCCCAAGGTGATCATGGGCAGCTCGGACATCGCCGCGCTGCTGCTCGCCGCAAACGCCAAGGCGGACCTCGTCACCTATCTGGGCGAGAACGTGATGTGGGGCCTCTCGAAGGCGCGCAAGGCCACGCAGGCGCACTTCTCGCGCACGTTCTTGAAGCCCGAGGCCGGCCCGATCCCCGACGAGGGCGAGCGCGCGTCGTGGATGCCGGGGCGCGCGACGGGAAAGCTCATCGCGTCGAACCTGTTCACGCTGCGCGGGCTCATCGGCACGCCGTTCCTGCCCAGCTTCGACGGCGCGATCCTCGCCTGGGAAGAGCTGCACGAGGACCTCGAGGACCTCGGGCACATGCTCAACCACCTGCGCATCAGCGGGCACCTGTCGAGGATTGCGGGCATGGCGGTGGGGCACCTGGAGGGCATCGAGCAGGAGGAGCGTGGGCACGCCCAGGACGAGTTCGTGCAGTTCGCGCTCGAGGGTCGCCCGGTGCCGGTGCTGAAGATGACGGAGTTCGGGCACTACCGCTCGAGCGCGATCTTGCCGCTGGGCATCTCGGCCACGCTCGACGCCGACGCCAAGACCTTCGCGCTCGACGAAGCGCCCACGCGCTAG
- a CDS encoding DEAD/DEAH box helicase, which yields MSEGFASLGLTRDTMTNIARAKLGLPTPLQMKVIPPALLGRDIVAVSAPGSGRTTAFLIGLIERLGHLAGTRALVLARTKQRIAEIHEHFDQLAHGRPFKVTEILPGGAMQAQENELRERRHLLLAVPQRLTEHMDKGAVNFSSIEMVVLDAADDMVADGLLPQLKRIVTRLPPRRQTLIFTRSLIDPLAAFARTYLRDPILIEVASTEVATAAPAPRPEPVDVEEEAAPEEVAPRPAPKKPAPSAKSAKPAKPARAAKPKATKKPAPKKAGKKR from the coding sequence TTGAGCGAGGGGTTTGCTTCGCTGGGTCTGACCCGCGACACGATGACCAACATCGCGCGCGCGAAGCTCGGCCTTCCCACGCCGCTGCAGATGAAGGTCATCCCCCCGGCATTGCTGGGGCGGGACATCGTCGCCGTCTCGGCGCCGGGCTCGGGCCGCACCACCGCCTTCCTCATCGGCCTCATCGAGCGCCTGGGCCACCTCGCCGGCACCCGCGCCCTGGTGCTGGCGCGCACCAAGCAGCGCATCGCCGAGATCCACGAGCACTTCGACCAGCTCGCCCACGGGCGGCCGTTCAAGGTCACGGAGATCCTCCCCGGCGGGGCGATGCAGGCCCAGGAGAACGAGCTCCGCGAGCGCCGCCACCTGCTGCTCGCCGTGCCCCAGCGGCTCACCGAGCACATGGACAAGGGCGCGGTGAACTTCTCGTCGATCGAGATGGTGGTGCTCGACGCCGCCGACGACATGGTCGCCGACGGGCTCTTGCCGCAGCTCAAGCGCATCGTCACCCGGCTCCCGCCGCGGCGGCAGACGCTCATCTTCACCCGCTCGCTGATCGATCCCCTGGCCGCGTTCGCGCGCACCTACCTGCGCGATCCCATCCTCATCGAGGTGGCCAGCACCGAGGTCGCGACGGCAGCGCCTGCGCCGCGCCCGGAGCCCGTCGACGTCGAAGAAGAGGCCGCGCCCGAAGAGGTGGCGCCGCGTCCGGCGCCGAAGAAGCCCGCCCCGAGCGCGAAGAGCGCCAAGCCGGCAAAGCCCGCCCGCGCGGCCAAGCCGAAGGCGACCAAGAAGCCTGCGCCGAAGAAAGCCGGCAAGAAGCGCTAA
- a CDS encoding tetratricopeptide repeat protein has product MAPVRDSQSRLSLALAGAEPDLAGAALAISLDEYPDLDEAAVQAQLDALAQQVRGELAPDARLEQQLEALSRVLGQDHGFHGTAQSYGEATSSFLHEVLARRTGIPIALGLVYTEVARRAGVELSGIAFPGHFLVGGGSGSSRRVLDPFHRGRHLGPDDLRSLLSKTAPGVTFSPQLLRPASSRQIIFRMLTNLKHLYIGAEDWPRALRVVELLLIVAPEHPGELRVRASVRQSLGAYAAALHDVQHCLALSPDAPDAAVLRWTAQALASRAGWRS; this is encoded by the coding sequence ATGGCCCCCGTTCGCGACAGTCAGAGCCGCCTCTCCCTCGCCCTCGCCGGCGCCGAGCCGGATCTCGCGGGCGCGGCCCTGGCCATCTCGCTCGACGAGTACCCCGACCTCGACGAGGCGGCGGTCCAGGCCCAGCTCGACGCCCTCGCCCAGCAGGTCCGTGGCGAGCTCGCGCCCGACGCGCGGCTGGAGCAGCAGCTGGAGGCGCTCTCGCGCGTGCTCGGCCAGGACCACGGCTTCCACGGCACGGCGCAGTCGTACGGCGAGGCGACGAGCTCGTTCCTCCACGAGGTGCTGGCGCGGCGCACGGGCATCCCCATCGCGCTGGGGCTGGTCTACACCGAGGTGGCGCGACGCGCGGGCGTGGAGCTCTCGGGCATCGCCTTCCCCGGGCACTTCCTGGTGGGCGGCGGCTCGGGCAGCTCGCGGCGGGTCTTGGATCCGTTCCACCGCGGGCGGCACCTCGGCCCCGACGATCTCCGTTCGCTGCTCTCGAAGACGGCGCCCGGCGTGACCTTCTCGCCGCAGCTGCTGCGGCCGGCGTCGTCGCGGCAGATCATCTTCCGCATGCTCACGAATCTCAAACACCTCTACATCGGCGCCGAGGATTGGCCCCGGGCGCTTCGGGTGGTGGAGCTCCTGCTGATCGTCGCGCCGGAGCACCCGGGCGAGCTGCGGGTGCGGGCGAGCGTGCGCCAGTCGCTGGGCGCGTATGCGGCGGCGCTCCACGACGTGCAGCACTGTCTGGCGCTGTCGCCCGATGCGCCGGACGCGGCCGTCCTGCGCTGGACCGCCCAGGCGCTCGCCAGCCGGGCCGGTTGGCGGAGCTGA
- a CDS encoding chromosome segregation protein SMC: MRLHHACSLLLVASACTTGAEYTRVVPASEAAPDAGPVAAAPVDAGPPAPKIDVDALRAEAKSLLQKQAELSWKSWTAGEPLDLASTYAGHDALFSADSVAAVQAKAQAESDPAAKRALGNLELYLTSEHLAKETAALDDQLAALEGSATVTVDGVELPYRNVESMLANEPDHAKRLALQNATSPVVKRLAAVLEKRDARLDELIQALGYPSYAALSARLRDCDLDALAKQADAVLTQTDAPYKKAMADAVHKELVLPLTDMHRADVPRFFHSSAVQSAFPGPQMVTRFNAFLAGMGVDLVALKLTVDSRDMPRKNPRALCIPVSVPGDVRLSFKPKGGVDDYAQLYHEGGHAVQFAATTTPVWEFQQLGDSAVAQAFAFLFEDRLEDPRYLAELGMTGELLHGWVRSAAVKKLYLLRRAAAKVLVAQARHGAQPLAGAALVAKDRELMGRAEGFALTDADAERDLVEPDDFFAAADELRAWILAAQLDAALSKKFGESWWRSPQAGQMLRGLWAHGSELTAEQMAQAVGAKDLDAAPLLNRLQRALQ, translated from the coding sequence ATGCGCCTGCACCACGCCTGCTCCCTGCTCCTCGTCGCGTCCGCGTGCACCACCGGCGCCGAGTACACGCGCGTGGTGCCTGCCTCGGAGGCGGCGCCGGATGCGGGTCCGGTCGCGGCCGCGCCGGTCGATGCGGGACCTCCTGCGCCGAAGATCGATGTCGACGCGCTGCGCGCCGAGGCCAAGAGCCTCCTTCAAAAGCAGGCTGAGCTCTCGTGGAAGAGCTGGACCGCGGGCGAGCCGCTGGATCTCGCCAGCACCTACGCGGGCCACGACGCGCTCTTCTCGGCGGACAGCGTCGCGGCCGTGCAGGCGAAGGCCCAGGCCGAGTCGGATCCTGCGGCGAAGCGCGCGCTCGGCAATCTGGAGCTGTACCTGACGAGCGAGCACCTGGCCAAGGAGACGGCGGCGCTCGACGACCAGCTCGCGGCGCTCGAGGGCTCGGCGACGGTCACCGTCGACGGCGTGGAGCTCCCGTATCGCAACGTCGAGTCGATGCTCGCCAACGAGCCGGATCACGCCAAGCGGCTCGCGCTCCAGAACGCGACTTCACCCGTGGTGAAGAGGCTCGCGGCCGTGCTCGAGAAGCGCGACGCCAGGCTCGACGAGCTCATCCAGGCGCTGGGCTATCCGAGCTACGCGGCGCTGAGCGCGCGGCTGCGCGACTGCGATCTCGACGCGCTCGCCAAGCAGGCCGACGCGGTGCTCACCCAGACCGACGCGCCCTACAAGAAGGCGATGGCGGACGCCGTTCACAAGGAGCTGGTGCTGCCGCTCACCGACATGCACCGCGCCGACGTGCCGCGCTTCTTCCACTCCTCGGCGGTGCAGAGCGCGTTCCCCGGCCCGCAGATGGTGACGCGCTTCAACGCGTTCCTCGCGGGCATGGGCGTGGACCTGGTGGCGCTCAAGCTCACCGTCGACAGCCGCGACATGCCGCGCAAGAACCCGCGCGCGCTCTGCATCCCGGTGTCGGTGCCGGGCGACGTGCGGCTCTCGTTCAAGCCCAAGGGCGGGGTCGACGACTACGCGCAGCTGTACCACGAGGGCGGGCACGCGGTTCAGTTCGCGGCCACCACCACGCCGGTGTGGGAGTTCCAGCAGCTCGGCGACAGCGCCGTCGCGCAGGCCTTCGCGTTCTTGTTCGAAGACCGGCTCGAGGATCCGCGCTACCTGGCCGAGCTGGGCATGACCGGCGAGCTCCTGCACGGCTGGGTGCGCAGCGCCGCGGTGAAGAAGCTGTACCTCTTGCGCCGCGCGGCGGCGAAGGTGCTCGTGGCGCAGGCCCGACACGGCGCGCAGCCGCTCGCGGGGGCGGCGCTCGTCGCCAAGGATCGCGAGCTCATGGGCCGCGCCGAGGGCTTCGCGCTCACCGACGCCGATGCCGAGCGCGATCTCGTGGAGCCCGACGACTTCTTCGCCGCCGCCGACGAGCTCCGCGCCTGGATCCTCGCGGCCCAGCTCGACGCCGCGCTCTCGAAGAAGTTCGGGGAGAGCTGGTGGCGCTCGCCGCAGGCTGGCCAGATGTTGCGCGGCCTCTGGGCACACGGCAGCGAGCTCACGGCCGAGCAGATGGCCCAAGCCGTCGGCGCCAAGGATCTCGACGCGGCGCCGCTGCTGAACCGGCTTCAGAGAGCGCTTCAGTAG
- the purE gene encoding 5-(carboxyamino)imidazole ribonucleotide mutase, which produces MKTPKPKSAPWVGIIMGSKSDYETLQAADEMLTALDVPHEVRVVSAHRTPDMMFEYAASAEKRGLEVIIAGAGGAAHLPGMVAAKTLIPVLGVPVPVTALNGLDALLSIVQMPKGVPVGTLAIGKPGAANAALLAAQICAQKHPEVREKLRALRARAREDVAAARVP; this is translated from the coding sequence ATGAAGACGCCCAAGCCCAAGAGCGCGCCGTGGGTCGGCATCATCATGGGCAGCAAGAGCGACTACGAGACGCTCCAGGCCGCCGACGAGATGCTCACCGCCCTCGATGTGCCGCACGAGGTCCGCGTGGTCTCCGCGCATCGCACGCCGGACATGATGTTCGAGTACGCCGCCAGCGCCGAGAAGCGCGGCCTCGAGGTGATCATCGCGGGCGCGGGCGGCGCGGCGCACCTGCCAGGCATGGTGGCCGCGAAGACGTTGATTCCCGTGCTCGGCGTGCCGGTGCCCGTGACGGCGCTCAACGGGTTGGACGCGCTCCTGTCGATCGTTCAGATGCCCAAGGGTGTGCCCGTGGGGACGCTGGCCATTGGCAAGCCTGGCGCCGCGAACGCGGCGCTCTTGGCGGCGCAGATCTGCGCGCAGAAGCACCCCGAGGTTCGCGAGAAGTTGCGGGCGTTGCGCGCGCGAGCGCGCGAAGATGTCGCCGCGGCGCGCGTGCCGTAG
- a CDS encoding SPFH domain-containing protein: MGLFDSIKGEAQRNFVARPPDQANTIVFKWPDHNIRMMTQLTVGGDEVALFVKNRNVAGVLPPKDGTYSLETHNIPFLSKLLEGVTGGNLFIAELFFVLTREVPNLRFGCPVGMMQDPQLKIAVTPLVHGEFSVKVTDPQKLVVNLAGLAAGGQDDLFLHWFTEQLKKVIREELASLVVKKRISLFEVSSSAHNSEIEAAVLARVQNEVAGYGVQITRLGSVEVAFSDADTQKLQQRTEMESYADLGQNPGLQGYAQAKMMMGAGEGMAKGGEGSGNAMAGMGMGMGFGMANMFTQQQQQMQQQRGNPQQGQAPAGNLVSCGKCGQQVPAGKFCAGCGAPLAVAGPRHCTECGNELAPGAKFCGNCGKPQG; this comes from the coding sequence ATGGGCCTGTTTGACTCGATCAAGGGCGAGGCGCAGCGCAACTTCGTGGCCCGTCCGCCCGACCAGGCGAACACCATCGTCTTCAAGTGGCCCGACCACAACATCCGCATGATGACCCAGCTCACCGTGGGCGGTGACGAGGTCGCGCTGTTCGTGAAGAACCGCAACGTGGCCGGCGTGCTGCCGCCCAAGGACGGCACCTACTCGCTGGAGACCCACAACATCCCCTTCTTGAGCAAGCTGCTCGAGGGCGTGACGGGCGGGAACCTCTTCATCGCCGAGCTCTTCTTCGTGCTCACGCGCGAGGTGCCCAACCTGCGCTTCGGCTGCCCGGTGGGCATGATGCAGGACCCGCAGCTGAAGATCGCCGTGACGCCCCTGGTGCACGGCGAGTTCAGCGTGAAGGTGACCGATCCCCAGAAGCTGGTGGTGAACCTGGCGGGCCTCGCGGCCGGCGGCCAGGACGACCTCTTCCTGCACTGGTTCACCGAGCAGCTCAAGAAGGTGATCCGCGAGGAGCTGGCGAGCCTGGTGGTGAAGAAGCGCATCTCGCTCTTCGAGGTCTCCTCGTCGGCGCACAACTCGGAGATCGAGGCCGCGGTGCTGGCGCGCGTGCAGAACGAGGTCGCGGGCTACGGCGTGCAGATCACCCGGCTGGGCTCGGTGGAGGTCGCGTTCTCCGACGCCGACACCCAGAAGCTCCAGCAGCGCACCGAGATGGAGAGCTACGCCGACCTGGGCCAGAACCCCGGCCTGCAGGGCTACGCGCAGGCCAAGATGATGATGGGCGCCGGCGAGGGCATGGCCAAGGGCGGCGAGGGCTCGGGCAACGCCATGGCCGGCATGGGCATGGGCATGGGCTTCGGCATGGCCAACATGTTCACCCAGCAGCAGCAGCAGATGCAGCAGCAGCGCGGCAATCCGCAGCAGGGCCAGGCGCCGGCAGGCAACCTGGTCTCGTGCGGCAAGTGCGGCCAGCAGGTGCCCGCGGGCAAGTTCTGCGCGGGCTGCGGCGCGCCCCTCGCGGTGGCCGGCCCGCGCCACTGCACCGAGTGTGGCAACGAGCTCGCTCCGGGCGCCAAGTTCTGCGGCAACTGCGGCAAGCCGCAAGGCTGA
- the greB gene encoding transcription elongation factor GreB: MSDDEEPRPQGPNYITPAGYQKLIDEQERLLTVERPKIVDEVATAAAHGDRSENAEYIYGKRKLRQIDSRLQWLNKRLDKIQVVDPKTQKGKVVLFGATVTVEGEDGREKTYQIVGVDEVDAAAGKVSWQSPLGRALLRRKVGDWVVVQKPSGEEELSIVRVVWR, translated from the coding sequence ATGAGCGACGACGAGGAGCCGCGGCCGCAGGGGCCGAACTACATCACGCCTGCGGGCTACCAGAAGCTCATCGACGAGCAGGAGCGGCTGCTCACGGTGGAGCGTCCGAAGATCGTGGACGAGGTGGCCACGGCAGCGGCGCACGGGGATCGCAGCGAGAACGCCGAGTACATCTACGGCAAGCGCAAGCTTCGCCAGATCGACTCGCGGCTGCAGTGGCTGAACAAGCGGCTCGACAAGATCCAGGTCGTGGACCCCAAGACGCAGAAGGGCAAGGTGGTCCTGTTCGGCGCGACCGTGACCGTGGAAGGCGAGGACGGCCGCGAGAAGACCTACCAGATCGTCGGCGTGGACGAGGTGGACGCGGCGGCGGGCAAGGTGAGCTGGCAGAGCCCATTGGGGCGCGCGCTCCTGCGGCGGAAGGTGGGCGATTGGGTGGTGGTGCAGAAGCCGAGCGGGGAAGAAGAGCTGAGCATCGTGCGCGTGGTGTGGCGTTAG
- the purK gene encoding 5-(carboxyamino)imidazole ribonucleotide synthase — protein MAILPGATVGILGGGQLGRMLAMAARPLGYSIDALDPDPSCAARFVLNRLITAPFDDAAAVAELAKNCSVVTIEIEKIALPAMQAAERLAPVRPGSAVLAIIQDRAHQKRWLTEHGFPLGPYRDAASAEGIAESITMLGGPCFVKTTREGYDGKGQARAKTAADAARAFQEIGGRPCVVELALDLEAECSVLVARRPSGELAVYPPALNLHTQGILEWSVLPGPLPKRVRTDAAEIARGIAEKLQIEGLLVVELFFTKDGSLFVNELAPRPHNSYHAADVACVTSQYEQAIRAVCDLPLGSTEVVKPTAIYNLLGDLWQGDQPLPIDRALALPGVKVNFYGKRVARPGRKMGHLLAVADTPEEALTRVRAARQALVGK, from the coding sequence ATGGCCATCCTTCCCGGCGCGACGGTGGGCATCCTCGGCGGCGGCCAGCTCGGCCGCATGCTCGCCATGGCCGCGCGCCCGCTCGGCTACTCCATCGACGCGCTGGATCCGGATCCGAGCTGCGCCGCGCGCTTCGTGCTCAACCGGCTCATCACCGCGCCCTTCGATGACGCGGCCGCCGTGGCCGAGCTCGCGAAGAATTGTTCGGTGGTGACGATCGAGATCGAGAAGATCGCGCTGCCTGCCATGCAAGCCGCTGAGCGCCTCGCGCCCGTGCGTCCGGGCTCGGCGGTGCTGGCCATCATTCAAGACCGCGCGCACCAGAAGCGCTGGCTCACCGAGCACGGCTTCCCGCTCGGGCCATACCGCGACGCCGCGAGCGCTGAGGGCATCGCCGAGTCCATCACCATGCTGGGCGGGCCGTGCTTCGTGAAGACCACGCGCGAGGGCTACGACGGCAAGGGCCAGGCGCGCGCGAAGACCGCCGCCGATGCGGCGCGCGCGTTCCAGGAGATTGGCGGGCGGCCGTGCGTGGTGGAGCTCGCGCTGGACCTCGAGGCCGAGTGCTCGGTGCTCGTGGCGCGGCGTCCGAGCGGCGAGCTCGCCGTCTACCCGCCGGCGCTCAACCTGCACACGCAGGGCATCCTCGAGTGGAGCGTGCTGCCCGGACCGCTGCCCAAGCGCGTGCGCACCGACGCCGCCGAGATCGCGCGCGGCATCGCGGAGAAGCTGCAGATTGAAGGGCTGCTCGTGGTGGAGCTCTTCTTCACCAAGGACGGCTCGCTCTTCGTGAACGAGCTCGCGCCGCGGCCGCACAACAGCTACCACGCGGCCGACGTGGCCTGCGTCACCAGCCAGTACGAGCAGGCCATTCGCGCGGTGTGCGATCTGCCGCTCGGCTCGACCGAGGTCGTGAAGCCCACGGCGATCTACAACCTGCTCGGTGATCTCTGGCAGGGCGACCAGCCGCTGCCGATCGATCGCGCGCTCGCGTTGCCGGGCGTGAAGGTGAACTTCTACGGCAAGCGCGTGGCGCGGCCGGGGCGCAAGATGGGGCACCTGCTCGCCGTGGCGGATACGCCGGAAGAAGCGCTCACCCGCGTGCGCGCAGCGCGACAGGCGCTGGTGGGCAAGTAG
- the genX gene encoding EF-P lysine aminoacylase GenX produces MVQALRDDFSREAFLEVDTPLLIPAPGMEPHITAFEADFVPETSHARAQKLYLHTSPEYAMKRLLADGFKRIFSICKVFRNGEVARDHNPEFSMLEFYRADADYDLIMDDVERLVGEAARKLERPYAIRADATGCEQRVRLWDEFERLPVRDAVRRRTGLDIYDFLGDGPAFAKAARAIGIQVSENATSFDDVFFTVFLDRVERTLGWERPTFLVDYPRSQASLARIKPGDARVAERFELYVAGVELCNGFSELTDAAEQRARFEEEQQQRRDAGRAVYPLDERFLEAVGRMPPAGGVAVGLDRMLMLLLGKRSIAEVLLFPAFEFVGQGDPP; encoded by the coding sequence ATGGTCCAGGCCCTGCGCGACGACTTCTCGCGCGAGGCGTTCCTCGAGGTCGACACGCCGCTGCTCATTCCTGCGCCGGGCATGGAGCCGCACATCACCGCGTTCGAGGCGGACTTCGTGCCCGAGACCTCGCACGCGCGCGCGCAGAAGCTGTACCTGCACACCTCACCCGAGTACGCGATGAAGCGGCTGCTCGCGGATGGGTTCAAGCGCATCTTCAGCATCTGCAAGGTCTTCCGAAATGGCGAGGTCGCGCGCGATCACAACCCCGAGTTCTCGATGCTCGAGTTCTATCGGGCCGACGCCGACTACGACCTCATCATGGACGACGTGGAGCGCCTCGTCGGCGAGGCCGCGCGCAAGCTGGAGAGGCCGTACGCGATCCGCGCCGACGCGACCGGCTGCGAGCAGCGCGTGCGGCTCTGGGACGAGTTCGAGCGGCTCCCCGTCCGGGATGCGGTGAGGCGCCGCACCGGCCTCGACATCTACGACTTCCTCGGCGACGGCCCCGCGTTCGCCAAGGCCGCGCGCGCGATCGGCATCCAGGTCTCCGAGAACGCCACCAGCTTCGACGACGTCTTCTTCACCGTCTTCCTCGACCGCGTGGAGCGCACGCTGGGCTGGGAGCGGCCGACGTTCCTCGTGGACTATCCGCGCTCGCAGGCCTCGCTCGCGCGCATCAAGCCGGGCGACGCGCGCGTGGCGGAGCGCTTTGAGCTGTACGTGGCCGGCGTCGAGCTCTGCAACGGCTTCTCCGAGCTCACCGACGCCGCCGAGCAGCGCGCGCGCTTCGAAGAAGAGCAGCAGCAGCGTCGCGATGCGGGGCGCGCGGTCTACCCGCTCGACGAGCGCTTCCTCGAGGCGGTGGGCCGCATGCCGCCCGCAGGTGGCGTCGCGGTTGGACTCGATCGAATGCTGATGTTGCTCCTCGGAAAGCGATCCATCGCCGAGGTGCTGCTCTTTCCCGCGTTCGAGTTCGTGGGGCAGGGCGACCCGCCTTGA